In one Trichlorobacter lovleyi SZ genomic region, the following are encoded:
- the pilB gene encoding type IV-A pilus assembly ATPase PilB — protein sequence MQTSRLGDILVKNNIITSEQLSAALQEQKMSGGQSKLGSILVKQGLIKEPDLVSFLSRQYGVPTICLAEYEIDPAVIKIIPPEVVQKYNLIPVNRAGSTLIVAVSDPSNLFAIEDIKFMTSYNVEMVVTGESDIKGAIDKYYDQSASLADVMDNLDMEDLELVDTEEEVDVSSLERATEDAPVVKLVNLILMDAIKKKASDIHIEPYEKTFRVRYRIDGVLYEVMKPPMKLKNAITSRIKIMAELDIAERRLPQDGRIKIKLGGGRDMDYRVSCLPTLFGEKIVLRLLDKSNLQTDLTKLGYEPDALAHFKREIHKPFGMVLVTGPTGSGKTVSLYSALSELNKVTENISTAEDPVEFNFAGINQVQMHEDIGLNFAAALRSFLRQDPDIIMIGEIRDFETAEIAVKAALTGHLVLSTLHTNDAPATINRLLNMGIEPFLVASAVNLITAQRLARRVCGECKEKEDIPVQALIDAGVPPDEASEYVCYKGRGCPACNNTGYKGRVGFYQVMPMLEPIRELILNGANTAEIKRESMRLGIKTMRQSGLTKIKEGVTSLEEVLRVTVSDE from the coding sequence ATGCAGACGAGCCGCCTTGGCGATATTCTGGTTAAAAACAATATCATTACCAGTGAACAGCTGAGCGCTGCGTTGCAGGAACAGAAGATGTCCGGCGGCCAGAGTAAGCTGGGCTCCATTCTGGTCAAGCAGGGACTGATCAAAGAGCCTGATCTGGTGTCGTTTCTCTCGCGTCAGTATGGGGTCCCCACCATCTGTCTTGCTGAATATGAGATTGATCCTGCTGTCATAAAGATCATCCCTCCTGAAGTTGTTCAAAAATACAACCTGATACCGGTCAACCGGGCCGGCTCAACCCTGATCGTAGCGGTCAGTGATCCCTCCAACCTGTTTGCCATCGAAGATATCAAGTTCATGACCAGCTACAACGTTGAGATGGTTGTGACCGGCGAGTCTGATATCAAAGGGGCCATAGACAAGTATTACGACCAGTCCGCATCCCTGGCGGATGTGATGGATAACCTGGATATGGAGGATCTGGAACTGGTGGACACCGAGGAAGAGGTGGATGTCTCCTCCCTTGAACGTGCCACCGAAGATGCTCCGGTTGTCAAACTGGTAAACCTGATTTTGATGGATGCCATCAAGAAGAAGGCCAGTGATATCCATATTGAACCCTATGAAAAGACCTTTCGGGTCCGCTACCGGATAGATGGTGTCTTGTACGAAGTAATGAAACCTCCCATGAAGTTGAAGAATGCCATCACCTCCCGGATCAAGATCATGGCGGAGCTGGATATTGCCGAGCGCCGCTTGCCGCAGGATGGCCGGATCAAGATCAAGCTGGGAGGCGGCAGAGACATGGACTACCGGGTTTCATGTCTTCCAACGCTTTTTGGTGAGAAGATCGTCTTGCGGCTGCTTGACAAAAGCAACCTGCAGACCGACTTGACCAAACTGGGGTACGAACCGGATGCATTGGCCCACTTCAAGCGCGAGATCCATAAGCCGTTCGGCATGGTACTGGTGACCGGTCCCACCGGCTCCGGTAAGACGGTGTCGCTCTATTCGGCGCTGTCTGAACTGAACAAGGTGACGGAAAATATCTCCACTGCAGAAGATCCGGTTGAGTTTAACTTTGCCGGCATTAATCAGGTGCAGATGCATGAAGATATCGGATTGAACTTTGCCGCAGCCCTGCGTTCCTTTCTGCGTCAGGATCCGGATATCATCATGATCGGTGAGATCCGGGACTTTGAAACGGCTGAAATTGCCGTCAAGGCCGCTCTGACCGGACACTTGGTGCTTTCCACCCTGCATACCAACGATGCGCCGGCAACGATCAACCGTCTGCTTAACATGGGCATAGAGCCGTTTCTGGTGGCCTCTGCCGTCAACCTGATTACTGCCCAGCGTCTGGCTCGACGTGTCTGTGGTGAGTGCAAAGAAAAAGAGGATATCCCGGTCCAGGCCCTGATTGATGCAGGAGTACCTCCCGATGAGGCCTCTGAGTATGTCTGCTATAAAGGCAGGGGATGCCCTGCGTGTAATAATACCGGATACAAGGGGCGGGTCGGTTTTTACCAGGTCATGCCGATGCTCGAACCGATCCGGGAACTGATCCTGAACGGAGCCAATACGGCTGAGATCAAGCGGGAATCAATGCGGCTCGGCATTAAGACCATGCGTCAGTCCGGTCTAACCAAGATCAAAGAAGGTGTTACATCTCTCGAAGAGGTTTTGCGGGTAACGGTTTCCGACGAGTAA
- a CDS encoding type IV pilus twitching motility protein PilT codes for MANLHELLKTLVEAGGSDLHITTNTQPQIRVDGKLQKLDIPPLNAVETKQLCYSVLTDTQKHKFEEENELDLSFGVKGLSRFRGNIFVQRGAVAGVFRVIPYKILSFEELGLPPVVKELAEKPRGLILVTGPTGSGKSTTLASIIDFININRKEHIVTIEDPIEYLHPHKGCLVNQREVGADTKGFKNALKYVLRQDPDVVLVGELRDLETIEAALTLSETGHLCLATLHTNSCAQTINRIVDVFPPYQQTQIRAQLSFVLEGVMSQALIPKIGGGRVMSLEIMVPNPAIRNLIREDKVHQIYSQMQVGQEKFGMQTMNQSLYSLFSRRLITLDDAMGRTSDPDELRQMINNPTMGMRQQPRR; via the coding sequence ATGGCTAATCTTCACGAACTGCTGAAAACCCTGGTGGAAGCAGGTGGGTCTGATCTTCATATTACCACTAATACCCAGCCTCAGATCAGGGTGGATGGTAAGCTGCAAAAGCTTGATATACCACCGTTAAATGCGGTTGAAACCAAGCAACTCTGCTATTCGGTGCTGACTGACACCCAAAAGCACAAATTCGAAGAGGAAAACGAGCTTGATCTTTCTTTCGGTGTCAAGGGGTTGTCCCGCTTCCGGGGAAACATCTTTGTGCAGCGCGGTGCGGTGGCAGGGGTTTTCCGGGTTATTCCCTACAAGATCTTGTCTTTTGAAGAGCTTGGTCTGCCACCGGTTGTCAAGGAGTTGGCAGAAAAACCCCGTGGGCTGATTCTGGTGACCGGTCCTACCGGTAGCGGTAAATCAACTACCCTGGCTTCAATCATTGATTTCATTAACATTAACCGTAAAGAACATATTGTTACCATTGAGGATCCGATAGAATATCTGCATCCCCACAAAGGCTGCCTGGTGAACCAGCGTGAGGTCGGAGCCGACACCAAGGGGTTTAAAAACGCACTGAAGTACGTTCTGCGTCAGGATCCAGACGTTGTGCTGGTGGGAGAGTTGCGGGATCTGGAAACGATTGAGGCTGCCCTGACCCTGTCCGAAACCGGCCACCTCTGTCTGGCTACGCTGCATACCAACTCCTGCGCCCAGACCATCAACCGGATTGTGGATGTATTTCCCCCCTATCAGCAGACCCAGATTCGTGCCCAGCTCTCATTTGTGCTGGAGGGGGTTATGTCCCAGGCCCTGATCCCCAAGATTGGCGGTGGCAGGGTTATGTCACTTGAAATTATGGTGCCGAACCCGGCAATCCGCAACCTTATCAGGGAAGACAAGGTCCACCAGATCTACTCCCAGATGCAGGTTGGCCAGGAGAAGTTTGGGATGCAAACCATGAACCAGTCGCTCTATTCGCTTTTTTCCCGGAGACTGATTACCCTTGATGATGCCATGGGGCGCACCTCTGATCCTGACGAGTTGAGACAGATGATTAACAATCCTACGATGGGGATGCGTCAGCAGCCGCGCCGATAG
- a CDS encoding type II secretion system F family protein has product MPKFSWEGKTRTGAVQKGVTDAPDAASVEAQLKKAGLQNIVVKDQSKGMQFKLPKFGGGSIDTKDLVIFTRQFATMIDSGLPLVQCLDILSSQQEKPAFKEILLRVKESVESGSTFADALAKHPKAFDQLFVNLVAAGEIGGILDTILNRLAAYIEKAMKLKKQIKGAMVYPTTIMSIAVIVVGVILVFVIPTFAKMFADFGGELPGPTKFVIGLSNFLLKYIIVIIIGCFAIAAAIKKYYATPGGRKKMDAMFLKAPIAGPLIRKVAVAKFTRTLGTMVSSGVPIMDGLEIVAKTAGNKIVEEAIYGVRQAISEGKTMAEPLQSCGIFPPMVVQMIAVGEATGAMDAMLTKIADFYDDEVDDAVSAMTAMMEPLLMVFLGTTVGGLVVAMYLPIFKLAGAVGG; this is encoded by the coding sequence ATGCCAAAGTTTTCATGGGAAGGCAAAACCCGTACCGGAGCAGTTCAAAAGGGAGTTACTGATGCGCCGGATGCAGCGTCGGTTGAAGCTCAGTTGAAAAAAGCCGGTTTGCAGAATATTGTGGTTAAGGATCAATCCAAGGGGATGCAGTTCAAGCTGCCCAAGTTCGGGGGGGGGAGCATTGATACCAAGGATCTGGTTATCTTTACCCGCCAGTTTGCCACCATGATTGACTCTGGCCTTCCGCTGGTGCAGTGTCTGGATATTCTCTCTTCACAGCAGGAAAAACCCGCATTCAAGGAAATCCTGTTACGGGTCAAGGAGAGTGTTGAAAGCGGCTCTACCTTTGCCGATGCCTTGGCCAAGCACCCCAAAGCCTTTGATCAGTTGTTTGTCAACCTGGTGGCTGCCGGTGAAATCGGCGGTATTCTGGATACTATTCTCAACCGGTTGGCTGCCTATATTGAAAAGGCCATGAAGTTGAAGAAACAGATCAAAGGGGCCATGGTTTATCCGACCACGATCATGTCGATTGCAGTTATTGTTGTCGGTGTAATTCTGGTATTTGTTATCCCCACCTTTGCCAAGATGTTTGCTGATTTTGGCGGAGAACTGCCCGGTCCTACCAAATTCGTGATTGGTCTTTCAAACTTCCTGCTGAAGTATATCATTGTTATTATTATCGGCTGCTTCGCCATCGCTGCGGCGATCAAAAAATATTATGCTACTCCCGGCGGACGTAAAAAGATGGATGCCATGTTTCTGAAGGCTCCCATTGCCGGACCGTTGATCAGGAAGGTCGCTGTTGCCAAGTTTACCCGTACCCTGGGTACCATGGTCAGCTCCGGGGTGCCTATCATGGACGGATTGGAGATTGTTGCCAAGACAGCGGGTAACAAAATTGTTGAAGAGGCCATCTATGGTGTCCGGCAGGCCATTTCAGAAGGTAAGACCATGGCTGAACCACTGCAGTCCTGTGGTATTTTCCCTCCCATGGTGGTGCAGATGATTGCCGTTGGTGAGGCCACCGGTGCTATGGATGCCATGTTGACCAAAATTGCCGACTTCTACGACGATGAGGTTGATGACGCGGTCTCTGCCATGACTGCCATGATGGAACCGCTTCTGATGGTTTTCCTGGGTACTACGGTTGGCGGACTGGTTGTCGCCATGTATCTGCCGATCTTTAAGCTGGCAGGTGCTGTTGGCGGTTAA
- a CDS encoding two-component system sensor histidine kinase NtrB — protein MKTERRLRLFIFARIVVVVLFLASTIILKLSDTEAISDIQFRGVIELMILSCCVSLVSLAALRRQGWLLPLTRLQIVWDILFVTLLLMLTDGIASPYSFLYLLAIMSAGMLLSRQQALYTAALCIILYGAMVDLQYFGMLKGIGLNPETAQQRGNVVIFYTLFLHLVGFVLAAIMGSHLAERARLTEVNYEELKQLHSTIVENLESGLLTITRDGLIRVFNPYVEKMTGMTQVHAYGRPISAVFPSLPVGTGAFDQHGQGEFYYRPTSGNPLTIGYATMPFRNLQGETAGLIVTLKDLTGFKQMELALKRSDRLAALGELSARMAHEIRNPLAAISGSVQLLAEHGSLRDHESRLLAIVMRESDRLNGLITDFLAYARPTPPRFERFNLCHLVRDLQALLMADSRFDKVRLVLDLSEDLTAWADRGQLQQVLLNLLHNAAEAMQDGGEILVSADLQSGTDDAGRAFSLLCLKILDQGCGMDEDTCRHLFEPFWTTKPAGTGLGLATVYRIVEGHGGMIQADPRDEGGTMMTLLLPMMEEGPGENQNSGC, from the coding sequence ATGAAAACCGAGCGACGTTTACGGCTCTTTATCTTTGCCAGAATAGTCGTTGTTGTTCTCTTTCTGGCATCAACCATCATCTTGAAGTTGAGTGATACTGAAGCAATCAGTGATATCCAGTTTCGGGGTGTCATTGAGCTGATGATCCTTTCCTGCTGTGTCTCTCTGGTCTCCCTGGCGGCTCTGCGCCGCCAGGGCTGGCTGCTCCCGCTTACCCGTCTGCAAATTGTTTGGGATATCCTGTTTGTAACACTGCTGCTGATGCTGACAGATGGTATTGCCAGCCCTTATTCATTCCTCTATCTGCTGGCGATTATGAGCGCCGGTATGCTGCTGAGCCGGCAGCAAGCGCTGTATACCGCTGCTCTCTGTATTATTCTATATGGAGCAATGGTTGATTTGCAGTATTTTGGCATGCTTAAAGGTATCGGCCTGAATCCTGAAACTGCCCAGCAGCGGGGAAACGTAGTTATCTTTTATACTCTTTTTCTACACTTGGTGGGATTTGTGCTGGCAGCAATCATGGGGAGTCATCTGGCTGAGCGGGCCAGGCTGACAGAGGTGAACTATGAAGAGCTGAAGCAACTACACAGTACCATTGTAGAGAACCTGGAAAGTGGTCTCCTGACGATTACGCGGGATGGTCTTATCAGGGTATTTAATCCCTACGTTGAAAAAATGACCGGTATGACCCAGGTCCATGCCTACGGACGCCCGATCAGCGCCGTGTTTCCTTCATTACCGGTTGGAACGGGGGCGTTTGACCAACATGGGCAGGGTGAATTTTATTATCGACCAACAAGCGGCAATCCTCTGACTATCGGCTATGCCACCATGCCGTTCAGGAACCTGCAGGGGGAAACTGCCGGTCTGATCGTAACGCTTAAAGATCTTACCGGCTTCAAGCAGATGGAGCTGGCCTTGAAAAGGTCGGATCGACTGGCGGCCCTGGGTGAGCTTTCAGCCCGTATGGCCCATGAAATCCGTAACCCTCTGGCTGCAATCAGCGGCTCTGTACAGCTGTTGGCAGAGCATGGTAGTCTGCGTGATCATGAGTCAAGGCTGCTTGCTATTGTCATGCGGGAGTCGGACCGTTTGAACGGACTGATTACTGATTTTTTGGCCTATGCCCGTCCAACACCTCCCCGTTTTGAACGTTTTAACCTGTGTCATCTGGTGAGGGATTTACAGGCTTTGCTGATGGCTGACAGCCGTTTTGACAAGGTCAGGCTTGTACTGGATCTGTCTGAAGATCTAACAGCCTGGGCTGATCGTGGGCAGTTACAACAGGTGCTGTTGAATTTGTTACACAACGCTGCAGAGGCCATGCAGGATGGTGGCGAGATTCTGGTCTCGGCTGATCTGCAGTCAGGAACTGATGATGCCGGCAGGGCATTTTCCCTGCTCTGTCTCAAAATTCTGGATCAGGGTTGCGGCATGGACGAGGATACCTGCCGGCATCTGTTTGAGCCGTTCTGGACCACGAAACCGGCAGGAACCGGATTGGGGCTGGCAACTGTCTACCGGATTGTTGAGGGGCATGGCGGCATGATACAGGCGGACCCCCGTGATGAAGGGGGAACCATGATGACACTTTTGTTGCCGATGATGGAGGAGGGGCCTGGTGAGAACCAGAATTCTGGTTGTTGA
- a CDS encoding sigma-54-dependent transcriptional regulator, translated as MRTRILVVDDELSMREFISILLEREGYEVLTAADATTALTRLAASDIDLVISDVQMPGLSGLELLARIKENKPDTAVLLITAFSTAEQAVEAMKLGAYDYLAKPFKVDEIKILVKNALEKRDLKRENRQLREKAGVCEGYGGIVGTSQRMKEVFNLLRKVAESQTTVLVSGESGTGKELAAKAIHEGSSRKNKPFVAVNCGAIPENLIESELFGHVKGAFTGAVGERAGLFEQASGGTVFLDEIGELPLAMQTRLLRVIQERELRRVGGSATKKVDVRLLAASNRDLALQVKEGTFREDLYYRINVVQVVMPPLRERVEDIPLLVEHLVRKHCGTGGIVTSEALKCLMAYPFPGNVRELENIIERSLVLDRERITLESLPAQVRGAIKRFDLHAAVEIPDEGIDLEPALENLEKQYLVKALEKSGGSKTKAADLLGMSFRSYRYKLSKFGLAADGE; from the coding sequence GTGAGAACCAGAATTCTGGTTGTTGATGATGAATTGAGCATGCGGGAGTTCATCTCGATCCTGCTTGAGCGGGAAGGGTATGAGGTGCTGACGGCAGCTGATGCAACCACAGCGCTTACCCGACTGGCAGCCTCAGATATCGATCTGGTGATTTCTGATGTGCAGATGCCTGGTTTAAGCGGTCTGGAACTGCTTGCACGGATCAAGGAAAATAAGCCTGACACTGCAGTGCTCTTGATTACCGCCTTTTCAACGGCCGAGCAGGCGGTTGAGGCGATGAAGCTGGGGGCCTATGATTACCTGGCCAAGCCGTTCAAGGTGGATGAGATCAAGATCCTGGTCAAAAACGCCTTGGAAAAGCGTGATCTGAAACGTGAAAATCGGCAGCTACGTGAAAAGGCCGGCGTCTGTGAAGGATATGGTGGTATTGTCGGCACATCGCAGCGGATGAAAGAGGTCTTTAACCTGCTGCGTAAGGTCGCTGAGTCCCAGACCACGGTACTTGTTTCCGGTGAAAGCGGTACCGGTAAAGAGTTGGCAGCCAAGGCGATCCATGAAGGCAGTAGTCGTAAAAACAAACCGTTTGTGGCGGTGAATTGTGGTGCCATTCCAGAAAACCTGATTGAAAGTGAACTGTTTGGCCATGTCAAAGGGGCCTTCACCGGTGCTGTGGGAGAACGGGCCGGGCTGTTTGAACAGGCAAGCGGCGGTACGGTTTTTCTTGATGAAATAGGTGAACTGCCGCTGGCAATGCAGACCCGCCTGCTACGGGTGATCCAGGAACGTGAACTGCGCCGGGTTGGCGGATCCGCCACCAAAAAGGTTGATGTGCGTCTGCTGGCAGCCTCAAACCGCGATCTGGCGCTGCAGGTAAAGGAAGGGACCTTTCGCGAGGATCTCTACTATCGGATCAATGTCGTCCAGGTGGTGATGCCACCCCTGCGTGAACGGGTTGAGGATATTCCGCTATTGGTAGAGCATCTGGTCAGGAAACATTGCGGTACTGGAGGGATTGTCACTTCGGAAGCACTTAAATGCCTGATGGCTTACCCTTTTCCTGGCAATGTTCGGGAATTGGAGAATATCATTGAACGCAGCCTGGTGCTTGATCGAGAACGGATTACCCTGGAGAGTCTGCCCGCTCAGGTCAGGGGGGCGATCAAACGCTTTGACCTGCATGCTGCGGTTGAGATACCTGATGAAGGGATTGATCTGGAGCCTGCCCTTGAAAATCTGGAAAAACAGTATCTGGTCAAGGCACTGGAAAAATCAGGTGGAAGCAAGACCAAGGCAGCCGATCTGCTGGGGATGTCATTCCGTTCCTATCGCTATAAACTGTCCAAATTCGGGCTGGCTGCAGATGGGGAGTAA
- the rfbB gene encoding dTDP-glucose 4,6-dehydratase: MSEKQFKPAALLVTGGAGFIGSNFINRFMPLNPACRVINLDALTYAGNLKNLTEVEQNPNYRFVKGDIGDAALVASLLSGEKVDAVVHFAAESHVDRSITGPEIFVRTNVLGTQMLLEESRKHWQSGMVPEFRYYQISTDEVYGSLGDTGFFTEETPLAANSPYSASKAGADLLVRAYHETFGMPTLVSRCSNNYGPYHFPEKLIPLLIANIIAKKPLPVYGDGSNVRDWLHVKDHGAAIECILKGAKPGSVYNIGGNNEWQNIAIVSLVCDLLDSKLGRQPGENRSLITFVKDRPGHDRRYAIDASKLKNDLGWSPSYTFETGIAETIDWYLANQQWVEEVTSGSYRDYYQQQYGGAA; encoded by the coding sequence ATGTCTGAGAAACAGTTTAAGCCCGCCGCCCTGCTGGTAACCGGCGGGGCAGGTTTTATCGGTTCCAACTTTATCAATCGCTTTATGCCGCTGAATCCTGCTTGTCGGGTGATTAATCTTGATGCCCTGACCTATGCCGGTAATCTGAAAAACCTGACGGAAGTTGAGCAGAACCCTAACTATCGCTTTGTTAAGGGAGATATTGGGGATGCGGCACTGGTGGCTTCCTTGCTTTCCGGTGAGAAAGTTGACGCAGTGGTTCATTTTGCGGCAGAATCCCATGTGGACCGTTCCATAACCGGTCCGGAGATCTTTGTTCGCACTAATGTACTGGGCACTCAGATGCTGCTGGAGGAAAGTCGCAAACACTGGCAATCGGGCATGGTACCGGAGTTCCGCTACTATCAGATCTCAACTGATGAGGTCTACGGCTCGCTTGGTGATACCGGTTTTTTTACGGAAGAGACGCCGCTGGCTGCCAACTCTCCCTATTCTGCCTCCAAGGCTGGCGCAGACCTGCTGGTGCGGGCCTACCATGAGACCTTTGGTATGCCGACGCTTGTTTCCCGCTGCTCCAATAACTACGGGCCCTATCACTTTCCTGAAAAACTGATCCCCCTGTTGATCGCCAATATTATTGCCAAAAAGCCGCTGCCGGTCTATGGCGACGGCAGCAATGTGCGGGACTGGCTGCATGTGAAGGATCATGGAGCAGCCATTGAGTGCATTCTGAAGGGGGCCAAACCAGGTTCGGTCTACAACATCGGCGGCAATAATGAATGGCAGAATATCGCTATTGTCAGTCTGGTCTGTGACCTGCTGGATAGCAAGCTGGGCAGGCAGCCGGGAGAAAACAGGAGTCTGATCACCTTTGTCAAGGACCGTCCCGGTCATGACCGGCGCTATGCCATTGATGCTTCAAAACTCAAAAATGATCTGGGCTGGTCTCCCTCCTATACCTTTGAAACCGGCATTGCCGAGACCATCGATTGGTATCTGGCTAACCAGCAATGGGTCGAGGAAGTCACCAGTGGCAGTTACCGTGACTACTACCAGCAGCAGTACGGAGGTGCAGCATGA
- the rfbD gene encoding dTDP-4-dehydrorhamnose reductase, producing MILVVGANGMLGQDLMGLLGERGRGVDLPDIDITDMVSVQQVLTALKPKVVINCAAYTDVDGCESNTETAMQVNGEGVAFLALVTREIGAKLVQVSTDYVFDGSKGSPYREDDLQQPLNIYGESKLAGELNVDINPDNLLVRTQWLYGLHGKNFVETMLKLGQEKSVLTVVDDQIGSPTWTMDLARGIIALVDKDCRGTYHCANSGHTSWNGFAKAIFDEAGLPVQVLPMTTEQLNRPARRPLYSTLDCSKLVADTGFEPQAWREALKQYLNLRKEA from the coding sequence ATGATCCTGGTGGTGGGGGCAAACGGGATGCTGGGCCAGGATCTGATGGGCCTGCTGGGTGAACGGGGCAGGGGAGTAGACCTGCCGGATATTGATATTACTGATATGGTGTCAGTGCAGCAGGTGCTGACCGCCCTGAAACCAAAGGTGGTGATCAACTGCGCTGCCTACACGGATGTGGATGGCTGCGAAAGCAACACAGAGACCGCCATGCAGGTCAATGGTGAGGGGGTGGCCTTTCTTGCCTTGGTGACCCGTGAGATCGGAGCCAAGCTGGTGCAGGTCAGCACCGACTACGTCTTTGACGGCAGCAAGGGCAGTCCGTACCGCGAGGATGACCTGCAGCAACCGCTGAACATCTATGGCGAATCCAAGCTGGCCGGGGAGCTGAATGTGGATATCAACCCTGACAACCTGCTGGTGCGGACCCAGTGGCTCTACGGTCTGCATGGCAAGAATTTTGTGGAGACCATGCTGAAGCTGGGACAGGAAAAGAGTGTTCTGACCGTGGTGGATGACCAGATCGGTTCTCCCACCTGGACCATGGATCTGGCCAGGGGGATCATTGCCTTGGTTGACAAGGACTGCCGTGGCACCTATCACTGTGCCAACAGCGGTCATACCTCCTGGAACGGTTTTGCCAAAGCCATCTTTGACGAGGCTGGCTTACCTGTTCAGGTGCTGCCCATGACCACCGAACAGTTGAACCGTCCGGCCCGGCGGCCTCTGTACTCAACCCTTGATTGCAGCAAGCTGGTTGCTGATACCGGCTTTGAGCCGCAAGCATGGCGTGAGGCACTTAAACAGTATCTAAACCTGCGGAAGGAAGCCTGA
- a CDS encoding cupin domain-containing protein yields the protein MTLERGERPWGTYTVLEENSHYKIKRIEVLPGQRLSLQKHHHRSEHWIVVSGTALVTCGDREFMVNVNESTFIPIGEQHRLQNPGKIPLVIIEVQSGEYLGEDDIVRFQDDYQRAEE from the coding sequence ATGACACTGGAGCGTGGAGAACGGCCCTGGGGCACCTATACGGTGCTTGAGGAGAACAGTCACTACAAGATCAAGCGGATCGAGGTGTTGCCAGGTCAGCGGCTGTCTCTGCAGAAGCATCATCATCGCAGTGAACACTGGATCGTTGTCTCGGGAACTGCTCTGGTGACCTGTGGTGACCGTGAATTCATGGTGAATGTCAATGAGTCCACCTTTATTCCGATCGGTGAACAGCATCGCCTGCAGAATCCAGGTAAGATCCCGCTGGTGATTATTGAGGTGCAGAGTGGTGAATACCTGGGAGAGGATGACATTGTCCGTTTTCAGGATGACTACCAGCGGGCTGAGGAGTAG
- a CDS encoding mannose-1-phosphate guanylyltransferase codes for MYIVILAGGSGTRFWPVSRAARPKQLISVTDGPTMLQRTVERILPLKPKRVLVITNRLQAAETERQLAGYRASVPVDVIAEPVGRNTAPAVGLAATIIAAHDPEGVMVVLPADHYIRDDEGLRQSLQLAANSARNGWLMTLGIVPTSPETGYGYLEADMSLRGLGPFPVTRFVEKPDRATALAYLEAGTYFWNSGMFVWRADTILSEIGRYMPELAAQLERMTFGDVWDLADLTAQIADIYAAIAGQSIDYGVMEQSDRVQMVPADIGWSDVGSWSALPEVTELDAEGTVVANCSRYVNVDSSGCIVSGNGHVVATVGVHDLIVVATGDAVLVCPKDRAQDVKKVVEQLAAQGLETYL; via the coding sequence ATGTATATTGTGATCCTGGCAGGAGGCTCCGGCACCCGTTTCTGGCCGGTTTCCCGTGCGGCCCGTCCCAAACAGCTGATCAGTGTGACTGACGGTCCCACCATGCTGCAACGGACTGTCGAGCGTATCCTGCCGTTGAAGCCCAAAAGGGTTCTGGTCATAACCAATCGGTTGCAGGCTGCTGAAACAGAACGCCAGCTGGCTGGATATCGTGCATCAGTTCCGGTTGACGTGATTGCCGAGCCAGTGGGGCGCAATACTGCTCCGGCAGTGGGGTTGGCTGCCACCATCATTGCTGCCCATGACCCGGAAGGGGTAATGGTGGTGCTGCCTGCTGACCATTACATCAGGGATGATGAAGGACTACGTCAGAGCCTGCAACTGGCAGCCAATTCTGCCCGAAATGGCTGGCTGATGACCCTGGGTATTGTACCCACCAGTCCCGAGACCGGCTATGGCTACCTTGAGGCAGATATGAGCCTGCGGGGGCTTGGTCCCTTTCCGGTGACCCGCTTTGTGGAAAAGCCGGATCGTGCCACAGCCCTTGCCTATCTGGAGGCTGGTACTTATTTCTGGAACAGTGGCATGTTTGTCTGGCGGGCTGACACAATTTTGAGCGAGATTGGGCGCTATATGCCGGAACTTGCCGCCCAGCTGGAACGGATGACCTTTGGTGACGTATGGGACTTGGCTGATCTGACAGCCCAGATTGCTGATATCTATGCTGCCATTGCTGGGCAGTCCATTGATTACGGTGTCATGGAACAGTCTGACCGGGTCCAGATGGTCCCTGCTGATATTGGCTGGAGCGACGTGGGCAGCTGGTCAGCCTTGCCGGAAGTTACGGAACTTGACGCAGAGGGCACGGTGGTTGCCAACTGCAGCAGGTATGTGAATGTTGACAGCAGCGGCTGTATTGTCTCCGGTAATGGTCATGTTGTGGCCACGGTGGGGGTGCATGACCTGATTGTGGTTGCAACTGGCGATGCCGTGCTGGTCTGCCCAAAGGATCGGGCCCAGGATGTCAAGAAGGTGGTTGAGCAGCTGGCTGCTCAAGGTCTGGAGACCTATTTGTAG